In one Gossypium hirsutum isolate 1008001.06 chromosome D09, Gossypium_hirsutum_v2.1, whole genome shotgun sequence genomic region, the following are encoded:
- the LOC107893039 gene encoding CENP-B homolog protein 2-like, whose amino-acid sequence MASHLKGVKKSTLTDNMRKTLCEYKIEHPSSSQKDLQQWVQQIFDLSVSQSTISNTLKRSSEYFSKEKKNSNVKRHKSAKYLELEKVLYEWFLQYQEKVNMTGEMIQSKAKEFLQKMYGDANSKFNFSIGWLEMFKARHVIKSYRRFGESGSVVMVNIEYALPQIRAILENFDWKDIYNMDETHLFYRLQADHSLATK is encoded by the coding sequence ATGGCTTCGCATTTGAAAGGTGTAAAAAAGTCTACATTGACAGATAATATGAGAAAAACATTATGTGAGTACAAAATTGAGCATCCCTCTTCAAGTCAAAAAGATTTGCAACAGTGGGTTCAACAAATATTTGATCTCTCTGTTAGCCAGTCAACAATATCAAATACTCTTAAAAGGTCATctgaatatttttcaaaagagaaaaagaatagCAATGTTAAAAGACACAAATCAGCCAAATATCTCGAATTAGAGAAGGTATTGTATGAGTGGTTTCTTCAATATCAAGAGAAAGTAAACATGACTGGAGAAATGATTCAAAGTAAAGCAAAGGAGTTTCTGCAGAAAATGTATGGTGATGCAAATTCTAAATTTAACTTCTCAATTGGTTGGCTAGAAATGTTCAAGGCAAGACATGTGATTAAGTCTTATAGAAGATTTGGTGAAAGTGGTTCAGTTGTTATGGTGAATATTGAATATGCTTTACCTCAAATAAGAGCTatattggaaaattttgattGGAAGGATATCTATAATATGGATGAAACACACTTATTTTATCGTTTGCAAGCAGATCATTCACTGGCTACAAAGTAA